One window from the genome of Podospora pseudocomata strain CBS 415.72m chromosome 1 map unlocalized CBS415.72m_1.2, whole genome shotgun sequence encodes:
- the RTC1 gene encoding SEA (Seh1-associated) complex subunit (EggNog:ENOG503NWBI; COG:S), whose protein sequence is MYHNQGKIMRKLLSKHATDSRESTASATVTSSPSNNYRPIAPQNVSYKTGAPLSCLDQSPDGRSAVLASHHVLKLIKLDGGLRVQEEVDLRAILTSQPAHRNNVPTGAVADQLSIQDVKWGSVINREVLFTACTSGIIFQYDVNRAKATRVGAPLEFIQMREDSRQVNSLDLNPHHSSWLLSGSQDGLLRCFDVRTPVNTRTWPTYRALQSFKSHADGVRHVQWSPKDGFLFACGTEQGMVLKWDMRKPSSPILRINAHEKACTSIAWHQDGTHLVSAGLDSKCNIWDMSKTDKRQKPKYVISTPAPVGSLAWRPGQWSATVQGKRASQLAVSYDESGMKRFGMNSVHIWDLARPTMPYKEIQRFDYAPNSILWHDQYLLWTAGRDGFHQCDVSFAPKVMDRQTMSAFAFSSQGEVAMCLDERPMPTRPRPNIVHHDNASTHGETSYSSSPTTPRFSVSRSDSEDDAVGSFLGPSQPGNGSRKRRASMRSANNLSTTPPVGASMGETLSLEDTIEVTGTYQPNQAMAIGTYPGPTNAEVDVYLSLNYLQAIHLELPYKPGGPSLPERMTTILDHFAKAAARVRLSRLSHTWMNLLFLIKLLLERRAQYHLEFRMDKYQNSTIKKKDAARHRSLGKLRAELPSFGIGGEASPRKMASLASFDRVLHPRSLLSEELESTSNQPTPLARPVPDTQVIQIDDNGRKKLTPIIEPESFTLPPAAHSRTLEPRPRLDSVPLSVTSHDSEATNASTEGYDFYDAEALNFREPGSPSRVRKPPVLRHDSDDSFTRLFSVSDESREATGLVRTSDSDTSSQVMREAIVAAIRRDQPSASGSGSEDGEYESRIRGKQIAARDSPGRHPERQLLQRTETDMTSYTAFTDEHHAITQTTTDSFESRFPSQTTDGGFGVDSPVRQSGIESPGQPQGLLSVEADLSPEDDLSPHIVETDYLHWPGDPSYPHLLWSSNGSFGTCENLIQPEQQIAATLAYEVRKTARDAAAIVLLFKPLLAPDVLDSFQAAAILKQHHQRLMKLQAFTEAALMRKMCMKGWPGGVLSNWGENHPNVISPAQRGVQVGLLCSSCRKPREIDRFKGSNETIWMCERCKASMAPCAVCQQRHIAPTPGSRGNTKEGDEEQPVLATWWICPGCGHGGHSSCLQLWHEGFENECSSTDPDILAEFQSDGYCPMDGCGHTCLPGKGRLETAAARTEEVGRAAAREATRNATSMKASADTESIVGGLQGHHHPHPPHQYRTTGSGKILDDQHHHYPHYPSHGVSISNDEHSVPQSRAVESVRESLASMGISSHSHGGSSSTRHSTPGASILSSSPGSRSSMIAAADRASGGHGGGDGRERRKSVKFVAQEDTEH, encoded by the exons ATGTACCACAACCAGGGCAAAATCATGCGCAAGCTACTCAGCAAACATGCGACAGACTCGCGCGAGTCCACGGCCTCGGCGACTGTCACCAGCTCTCCCTCCAATAACTACCGACCAATCGCCCCCCAAAATGTCAGCTACAAGACGGGTGCACCCCTGTCCTGCCTGGACCAGTCGCCTGACGGGAGAAGCGCTGTCCTGGCCAGCCACCATGTGCTGAAGCTGATCAAGCTCGACGGTGGACTTCGAGTACAAGAGGAAGTCGACTTGCGCGCAATCCTGACCTCGCAGCCTGCGCACCGTAACAATGTTCCTACTGGTGCCGTGGCCGACCAGTTGTCTATCCAGGATGTCAAGTGGGGGAGTGTTATCAACAGGGAAGTCCTCTTCACGGCCTGCACCAGCGGCATCATCTTTCAGTACGATGTGAACCGGGCCAAGGCTACAAGGGTCGGCGCGCCTCTTGAATTCATCCAGATGCGGGAGGACTCTCGCCAGGTCAACTCTCTCGACTTGAATCCCCATCACTCTTCATGGCTCTTGTCTGGAAGTCAGGACGGTCTGTTGCGGTGCTTCGATGTGCGCACGCCTGTTAACACCAGGACGTGGCCAACATACCGTGCTCTCCAATCCTTCAAGTCACACGCGGATGGTGTCAGGCATGTCCAGTGGTCGCCCAAGGACGGCTTCCTATTTGCCTGCGGGACAGAGCAAGGGATGGTGCTGAAGTGGGACATGCGGAAACCAAGCTCCCCTATTCTGAGGATCAATGCCCACGAAAAGGCCTGTACCTCGATTGCATGGCACCAGGATGGCACCCATCTTGTCAGTGCTGGGCTGGATAGCAAGTGCAACATCTGGGACATGTCCAAGACGGACAAGAGACAGAAGCCAAAGTATGTTATATCAACACCTGCCCCCGTTGGCTCACTGGCATGGCGGCCTGGCCAATGGTCGGCAACAGTACAGGGCAAGCGGGCCTCGCAGCTCGCAGTGTCCTACGATGAAAGCGGCATGAAGCGGTTTGGCATGAATTCAGTTCACATCTGGGACCTCGCTCGCCCTACCATGCCCTACAAAGAAATCCAGAGGTTCGACTACGCACCCAACTCCATTCTCTGGCACGACCAATACCTCCTCTGGACCGCTGGCCGTGACGGCTTCCACCAGTGTGACGTCTCCTTTGCGCCCAAGGTCATGGACCGCCAAACAATGTcggcctttgccttttcctcaCAAGGCGAGGTCGCCATGTGCTTGGACGAGCGACCTATGCCCACCCGCCCCCGACCCAACATTGTTCACCATGACAATGCTTCCACTCACGGAGAAACATCTTACAGCTCGAGCCCCACTACTCCAAGATTCAGCGTCAGTCGCAGTGATTCCGAGGATGACGCTGTTGGCAGCTTCTTGggccccagccagccaggcAACGGCAGCCGCAAACGCAGAGCGAGCATGCGATCTGCGAATAACCTCAGCACCACACCACCTGTTGGGGCTTCCATGGGCGAGACACTGTCACTGGAAGACACGATCGAAGTGACGGGTACATACCAGCCAAATCAAGCCATGGCCATCGGCACATATCCGGGCCCTACCAATGCTGAGGTAGATGTCTATCTCAGCCTCAACTACCTCCAGGCCATCCATCTAGAGCTACCTTACAAACCCGGTGGGCCGTCTTTGCCAGAGCGGATGACGACCATCTTGGACCACTTTGCCAAAGCTGCCGCCAGAGTTAGGCTTTCAAGACTGTCACACACCTGGAtgaacctcctcttcctgatcaagcttctcctcgagcGTCGCGCACAGTACCACCTCGAGTTTCGGATGGACAAGTACCAAAACTCAACcatcaaaaagaaagatgCGGCTAGACATCGGTCACTGGGCAAGCTCCGTGCCGAACTACCCAGCTTTGGGATTGGCGGGGAAGCAAGCCCACGGAAGATGGCCTCTCTGGCAAGTTTCGACCGGGTCCTTCATCCACGATCACTTTTATCTGAAGAGCTCGAAAGCACCTCCAATCAACCTACCCCGCTGGCTCGCCCGGTTCCCGATACACAAGTTATCCAGATTGATGACAATGGGCGCAAGAAGCTCACACCCATCATCGAACCAGAGAGCTTCACGCTGCCTCCGGCGGCCCATTCTCGCACCCTCGAGCCCAGGCCCCGACTAGATTCAGTGCCCCTGTCGGTCACCAGTCATGACAGTGAGGCCACCAATGCCAGCACCGAGGGCTACGACTTTTATGACGCCGAGGCCCTCA ACTTTCGAGAGCCCGGCTCGCCCAGCCGTGTTCGAAAGCCGCCCGTTTTGCGACATGATTCGGATGATAGTTTCACCCGACTCTTTTCCGTCTCGGACGAAAGCAGGGAGGCGACTGGCCTTGTCCGGACCTCGGACAGCGACACGTCGTCGCAGGTCATGAGGGAGGCCATTGTGGCCGCCATTCGGCGCGACCAGCCAAGTGCCAGCGGAAGCGGAAGCGAAGACGGCGAATACGAAAGCCGCATCCGTGGCAAACAGATCGCTGCCAGAGACTCGCCTGGCCGTCATCCAGAGCGGCAATTGCTTCAGCGTACCGAGACTGACATGACATCGTACACTGCCTTTACCGATGAGCACCACGCCATCACTcagaccaccaccgacagTTTCGAGTCGCGCTTCCCGTCACAGACAACGGATGGCGGCTTTGGCGTGGACTCTCCAGTCCGACAGAGCGGTATTGAGTCTCCTGGGCAGCCACAGGGGCTGCTGTCTGTCGAGGCTGACTTGTCCCCCGAAGATGATTTGTCCCCCCATATTGTAGAGACGGATTACCTCCACTGGCCCGGCGACCCAAGCTACCCGCACTTGCTCTGGTCCTCGAATGGATCATTTGGGACTTGTGAAAACTTAATCCAACCCGAGCAGCAGATTGCAGCCACGCTGGCCTACGAAGTTCGCAAGACAGCCCGTGACGCGGCCGCCATCGTCCTGCTGTTCAAGCCCCTACTTGCGCCTGATGTCCTTGACTCTTTTCAAGCGGCGGCTATCCtcaagcaacaccaccagcgtcTGATGAAGCTCCAGGCTTTTACCGAGGCGGCTCTCATGCGCAAAATGTGTATGAAGGGATGGCCTGGAGGGGTGCTGTCCAACTGGGGCGAGAACCACCCGAATGTCATTAGCCCGGCTCAACGAGGTGTCCAGGTTGGCCTCCTTTGTTCCAGCTGCCGGAAGCCGAGAGAGATTGACCGATTCAAGGGGTCAAATGAGACCATCTGGATGTGTGAACGTTGTAAGGCCAGCATGGCCCCTTGTGCTGTCTGTCAACAGCGTCATATCGCTCCCACGCCCGGCTCGCGGGGCAATACGAAggaaggtgatgaggagCAGCCGGTGTTGGCTACCTGGTGGATTTGTCCTGGCTGCGGTCACGGTGGACATTCTAGCTGCCTCCAGCTTTGGCATGAAGGGTTTGAGAACGAATGCAGTTCCACCGACCCGGATATTCTTGCCGAGTTCCAGAGTGATGGTTATTGTCCCATGGATGGGTGTGGACACACATGTCTGCCCGGAAAGGGAAGGCTCGAGACAGCTGCGGCCAGGACAGAAGAGGTTGGTCGGGCGGCAGCGAGGGAGGCAACGCGCAATGCAACCAGCATGAAGGCGTCTGCAGACACGGAGAGCATAGTGGGCGGTCTCCaaggccaccatcatcctcacccacctcaccaGTACCGCACCACGGGAAGCGGCAAGATCTTGGAtgaccagcaccaccactacccTCACTATCCTTCCCACGGGGTCAGTATTTCGAATGATGAGCACAGCGTACCCCAAAGCAGGGCGGTAGAGAGCGTTAGGGAGTCTCTGGCCAGCATGGGCATCTCTTCTCATTCTcatggcggcagcagcagcacaagaCACAGCACGCCAGGAGCCAGCATCTTGAGCTCGAGCCCGGGCAGCAGGTCGTCAATGATAGCTGCTGCTGATAGGGCGAGTGGCGGtcacggtggtggggatggcagGGAGCGGAGGAAGAGCGTCAAATTTGTTGCGCAGGAGGATACCGAACATTGA
- a CDS encoding uncharacterized protein (EggNog:ENOG503P2T5; COG:S), which yields MAFFRGIFRQAYLSRYTVIMSGIPVFFIGASGHIGAAVLQALHAAHPELPIRALVRQQEDVDHLDSLYQGSVASVLGTLEDVGIVAEEAARAQLVINCAPDFALPLPTLLPSLSSNPHPQTFLLQTSGAARIWPPPSGLTPHPKIWSDLTDLSSLPTDTTHAAQDITVSTYPGINTAIISPTFVIGKSPSVRHKHPIIFPDLMHVTRQQGQAFVVEQGKNLTTFVDTEELAGLYVLLVGDALRCIRGEKQVDKNIWGEKGYFFAGGWEVSMREFIVDWLLPVLEGNETSKTWLRNQEGKGVKELGLGEVVGSILGRFEGQEGEAWSRHIAEGFGTSMRIRGDRGRRYLGWEPTGRVKLEEAVEAVVRYFEEREKSITEL from the exons ATGGCCTTCTTCCGGGGTATCTTCAGACAAGCATACCTCAGTCGATACACAGTCATCATGTCAGGCATTCCAGTCTTTTT CATTGGTGCCTCGGGGCAcattggtgctgctgttctCCAGGCCCTACATGCTGCTCACCCTGAGCTGCCGATCCGGGCTCTTGTCCGTCAGCAGGAAGATGTGGACCACCTAGACTCCCTTTATCAGGGCTCTGTCGCGTCCGTCCTGGGGACTCTTGAGGACGTAGGAATCGTCGCTGAAGAGGCCGCAAGGGCCCAGCTTGTTATCA ATTGCGCCCCCGACTTCGCCCTCCCCTtacccaccctcctcccctccctatcatccaacccccatccccaaaccttcctcctccaaacctcgGGCGCAGCCCGCATCTGGCCTCCGCCCTCAGGcctaaccccccaccccaagaTCTGGTCCGACCTCaccgacctctcctccctccccaccgacACCACCCACGCCGCCCAGGACATCACCGTCTCGACTTATCCCGGCAtcaacaccgccatcatctcccctACTTTTGTCATTGGAAAATCCCCCAGTGTGAGACACAAGCATCCGATTATCTTTCCCGACCTGATGCACGTCACTCGTCAACAAGGGCAGGCGTTTGTTGTCGAACAAGGAAAAAACCTCACCACATTTGTTGACacggaggagctggccgggcTGTATGTTCTGCTCGTTGGGGATGCCCTGCGCTGTATCAGAGGAGAAAAACAGGTGGATAAGAATATCTggggagaaaaggggtaTTTCTTcgcgggggggtgggaggtgagcATGAGGGAGTTTATCGTTGATTGGTTGCTTCCTGTTTTGGAGGGGAATGAAACGAGCAAAACGTGGTTGAGGAATcaggaggggaaaggggtcaaggagttggggttgggggaggtggtggggagtaTACTGGGGCGGTTTGAAGgccaggagggggaggcgtGGAGTAGGCATATTGCTGAGGGGTTTGGGACGAGCATGAGGATTAGGGGGGATAGGGGGAGACGGTACCTTGGGTGGGAGCCGACGGGGAGGGtcaagttggaggaggcggtggaggcggtggtgaggtattttgaggagagggagaagtcAATTACTGAGTTGTAG
- a CDS encoding uncharacterized protein (EggNog:ENOG503PWUH), which produces MHAAIRMKPAVSRTVALGIRPYASRAKGARQGAKSAASSLNRTSDQQAQHMEFTSNRSIFGPSTHTTGTTANRHFPSSAASPIDERARSFYSTVIYHGQTPNSDYEFDESQVFGSEVKVNPTQSEANVAADRGDIDPLPQGMHHTILMGAGEAGGRPTEAEEDVHADLYMDDPLRGRKY; this is translated from the coding sequence ATGCATGCCGCCATCAGAATGAAACCCGCCGTCTCGAGAACTGTGGCCCTAGGCATCAGGCCATATGCCTCCCGCGCCAAAGGGGCTCGCCAGGGTGCCAAATCGGCGGCCTCGTCTCTGAATCGGACCTCGGATCAGCAGGCTCAACACATGGAGTTCACCTCCAACAGATCCATCTTTGGGCCGTCGACACATACAACCGGTACTACCGCCAACCGCCATTTCCCTTCGTCTGCCGCCTCTCCCATTGACGAACGAGCACGCTCTTTCTACTCTACCGTGATCTATCACGGCCAGACTCCCAATAGCGACTATGAGTTTGACGAATCCCAAGTCTTTGGCAGcgaggtcaaggtcaacccGACGCAAAGCGAGGCCAACGTGGCTGCGGACAGAGGTGACATCGATCCTCTTCCACAGGGAATGCATCACACCATTCTGATGGGGgctggagaggcaggaggaCGGCcgaccgaggccgaggaggatgtgcaTGCGGATTTGTACATGGATGACCCGTTGCGCGGAAGAAAATACTGA